Below is a genomic region from Mycolicibacterium neworleansense.
GGATTCATCACGGGTTACCACCCACCGCCGCGGCCGGACGTGCTGTTCGTGTGGCAGGTGGCCGTGGCGCCGTCGGCACAGGGCGGGGGGCTGGCCAGCACCATGCTCGACGCGCTCGTGCACCGGGTGCGGACGCGGCGCGACGGACGCCCAGTCACCGTGGAGGCCACGGTCTCGCCCGGCAACGCCGCCTCCCGCGCATTCTTCGGCGCCTTCGCGCGCCGCCACGGCGTCCCGCTCGTCGAGGATCCGCACTTCGGGTGCGAGCTGCTCGACGCCGACGGGGCGCACGAGGATGAGCCGATTCTGCGGATGGGCCCCATCGCCACACCGCTTTCTCGCTGAAATCAGTTATCTGATAACCAGTTTGATTTATCTGGAAGGATTGTCCCTTGCTGCTCGCAACGACAGCGCCGTTGTCCGAATCTGACCTCCCCGACGTGTTCAGCTCGGTCGAGTCCGAGGTCCGCAGCTATTGCCGCGGCTGGCCCACCGTCATGAACCGCGCCGCGGGCTCCTGGGTGACCGACACCGCGGGACGCACCTACATCGACTTCTTCGCCGGCGCGGGCGCGCTGAACTACGGCCACAACAACGCCGCGCTGAAGGAGCCGTTGCTGGAATACCTTGTCTCCGACGGGATCGTGCACTCGCTGGACATGGCCACCGCGGCCAAGCAGCGTTTCCTGGAGAGCTTCGAGCGGCTCATCCTGCGGCCGCGTGGTCTGGACTACAAGGTGCAGTTCCCCGGGCCGACCGGTGCCAACTCGGTCGAATCCGCGCTCAAGCTGGCCAGGAAAGTGACTGGACGCGAGTCGGTTATCAGCTTTACCAACGCATTTCACGGCATGACACTGGGGGCGCTGTCGGTCACCGGCAACTCGATGAAGCGGGCCGGTGCGGGTATCCCGCTGGTGCACGCCACCCCGATGCCGTACGACAACTACTTCGGCGGGGTCACCGAGGACTTCCAGTGGTTCGAGCGCGTGCTCGACGATTCGGGCAGCGGGCTCAACCGCCCGGCCGCGGTGATCGTCGAAACCGTCCAGGGGGAGGGCGGTCTCAACGTCGCGCGCATCGAATGGCTGCGGGCGCTGGCCGAGTTGTGCCGCAAGCGCGACATCCTCCTGATCGTCGACGACGTCCAGATGGGGTGTGGCCGGACCGGGCCGTTCTTCAGCTTCGAGGCCGCCGGCATCGTGCCCGATATCGTCACGATATCCAAGTCGGTCAGTGGCTACGGCCTGCCGATGGCGCTCACTCTCTTCCGCCGCGACCTCGACATGTGGACGCCGGGGGAGCACAACGGCACGTTCCGTGGTCACAACCCAGCGTTCATCACCGCCACCGCGGCTATCGAGACCTATTGGGAGAACGGCCAATTCAGTGCCGAGACGGTCACCAAGGGGGAACTGCTCCGTGAGCGGCTGGAGGAGATCGCCGCGGCCCACGACGGCGTGAGTGCCCGTGGCCGCGGAATGGCGCAGGGCCTCAAGTTCGACGAGGCCGATCTGGCGGGACAGGTCTGCCGGGCCGCCTTCGACCGCGGTGCGCTGATGGAGACCAGCGGTCCGTCCGACGAGGTGGTCAAACTGCTGCCGCCGCTGACCATTCTCTCCACTGAATTGTCCGAGGGCCTCGACATTCTCGCCGAGTCCGTTGCCGTCACCCTGGCCTGAGGGAGCTTGAAACATGATTGTCCGCACCACAGCTGAGATCACCGGAACCGACCGCGACGTCGCCGACGGCACCTGGCGCTCCAAGCGCATCATCCTGGCCGGCGACGGGGTGGGCTTCTCGTTCCACGAGACCACCATCGAGGCCGGATCGGTCAACGAATTCCATTACCAGCACCACGTCGAGGCCGTCTGGGTGATCGAGGGCACCGGCACTCTGACGGATCTGGAGACCGGGCAGCAGTACCCACTGGCCGACGGAACGATGTACCTGCTCAACGACAATGACCACCATCGGGTCACCTGCGACGAGCAGTTGCGCATGCTGTGTGTGTTCAACCCGCCCGTGACCGGCCGGGAAGTGCACGACGAGAACGGTGTCTACCCGGCGCCACAGTCGGTCGCATGAGCGAAGTCGTCCAGCACGGAATCGGCGGCGGATCGCGCCCGGACTCGGCTGCGGTCGAGGACCGGTACCCGACACGGCTCGACCATGCGATCGAGCCGATACCCCGTCACGAGCCCGTGGTGTGGGGCACCGTGGCCGACGGGCCGCTGAGCCAGCACCATCTGGACGGCTTCTCGGAGTACGGCTATCTGGTCGCGCCCGAGACGGTGTCCGATGACTGGCTTCCGCTGCTTCGGCACGAAATCGACCGGCTGGCAGCGGATCTGGACGATGACGACCCGCGGCTGATCCGCGAGCCGGGCGGCACGATCCGGTCGATCTTCGAACCGCATCTGTTGAGCGACCTGGTGGCCCAGCTGGTCCGGCTGGACACGGTGTTGCCGGTCGCGCGGCAGTTGCTCGGCGGCGATGTCTACATCCACCAGGCGCGGATCAACCTCATGCCCGGGTTCACCGGGACTGGGTTCTACTGGCATTCGGACTTCGAGACGTGGCATGCCGAGGACGGCATGCCGGCCATCCGCGCCGTCTCGTGCTCGATCGCCCTGACCGAGAACTATCCCTACAACGGGTCGCTCATGGTCATCCCCGGGTCGCACCAGACGTTCTATCCGTGCGTCGGCGCCACACCCGAGGACAACCACGACACCTCACTGGTGGCGCAGAACGTCGGGGTGCCCGATCAGACGACGCTGACCAAGGCCGTCGACGCCCATGACATCCACCAGTTCACCGGCCCGCCGGGGACCGCGCTGTGGTTCGACGCGAACCTGCTGCACGGTTCTGGGTCCAACATCACACCGCTGCCGCGGTCGAATGTCTTCCTGGTGTTCAACTCGGTCGACAACGCGCTGACCGACCCGTTCGCCGCGCCGCGGCCGCGACCCGAATACCTGGCGGCCCGGGGTGCACAGGCCGTCACCTAGGCTGGCCACATGCAACGGATTATCGGAACAGAGGTCGAATACGGCATTTCCTCGCCCTCCGATCCGACCGCCAATCCGATCCTGACCTCGACTCAGGCGGTGCTGGCGTATGCGGCTGCCGCCGGCATCCAGCGTGGGAAGCGCACCCGGTGGGACTACGAGGTCGAGAGCCCGCTGCGCGACGCTCGCGGCTTCGACCTGTCCCGGGCCTCCGGACCGGCCCCGATCGTGGATGCCGACGAGGTCGGCGCGGCCAACATGATCCTCACCAACGGTGCCCGGCTGTACGTGGACCACGCTCATCCCGAGTACTCGGCCCCCGAGTGCACCGATCCGATGGACGCGGTGATCTGGGACAAGGCCGGCGAGCGCGTGATGGAGGCCGCCGCCCGCCACGTGGCCAGCGTGCCCGGGGCCGCCAAGCTGCAGCTCTACAAGAACAACGTGGACGGCAAGGGCGCCTCCTACGGGTCGCACGAGAACTACCTGATGAGTCGCCAGACCCCGTTCTCGGCGGTGATCGCCGGGTTCACACCGTTCCTGGTGTCCCGGCAGGTGGTGACCGGTTCCGGCCGGGTCGGCATCGGGCCCTCGGGGGACGATCCCGGCTTCCAGCTCTCCCAGCGGGCGGACTACATCGAGGTCGAGGTCGGCCTGGAGACCACGCTCAAGCGCGGCATCATCAACACCCGCGACGAGCCGCACGCCGACGCCGACAAGTACCGGCGCCTGCACGTCATCATCGGCGACGCCAACCTGGCCGAGACGTCGACCTACCTCAAGCTCGGAACCAGCTCCCTGGTGCTCGATCTGATCGAGGAGGGGCCGCAGTTCGGCCTGGATCTGTCCGATCTGGCATTGGCCCGGCCGGTGCACGCGGTCCACGTGATCAGCCGCGATCCCTCGCTGCGGGCCACGGTCGCGCTGGCCGACGGTCGTGAGATGACCGCCCTGGCGCTGCAGCGGGTGTATCTGGACCGGGTGGCCAAACTGGTCGACATCCGGGACCACGACCCCCGGGCCGCCCACGTCGTCGAGACCTGGGCCCATGTCCTGGACCTGCTCGAGCGCGACCCCATGGAATGCGCCGAGATCCTCGACTGGCCGGCCAAGCTGCGGTTGCTGGAGGGTTTCCGCCAGCGTGAGAACCTCGGCTGGCAGGCGCCGCGGCTGCACCTCGTCGATCTGCAGTACTCCGACGTCCGGCTGGACAAGGGCCTGTACAACCGGCTGGTCGCCCGCGGGTCGATGAAGCGCCTGGTCACCGAACAGCAGGTGATCGACGCCGTCGACAACCCGCCGACCGACACCCGCGCCTATTTCCGTGGTGAATGCCTGCGCCGCTTCGGTTCGGACATCGCCGCGGCCAGCTGGGACTCGGTGATCTTCGACCTCGGCGGCGATTCGCTCGTCCGGATTCCGACGCTGGAGCCGCTGCGCGGCAGCAAGGCCCATGTCGGCGCCCTGCTGGACTCGGTGGACAGCGCCGCCGAACTCGTCGAACAACTCACGAACTGACCATTTCCGGCGGTGAGCTACCCGGGCAATCCGGGTGCCGACCGGTACTGTGGAAGGACCGGTTGGGCGGTTAGCCCGACCGATGACAATTGCAGGAGGCAGCGATGGCTCAAGAGCAGACCAAGCGTGGCGGTGGCGGCGGCGAGGATGACGACCTCCCGGGCGCATCTGCCGCCGGCCAGGAGCGTCGCGAGAAGCTGGCCGAGGAGACCGACGATCTGCTCGATGAGATCGACGACGTGCTGGAAGAAAACGCGGAAGACTTCGTGCGCGCATACGTCCAAAAGGGCGGCCAGTGACCTGGCGCGAGAACTCTTCTTTGCCCCAGCCCCTCTCCACCAACCCCTCTGTAGCCATGGATCTGTCGTCGTTCTCTGAACTGCTGCGTCGACAGGCCCCCGAACTGCTCCCGGTCAACCGCGTCACCGACGGCACGATCAACCCGACCAACGCGGTGCCGCACGGGACGACCATCGTCGCGATCAAGTACCCGGGCGGCGTGCTGATCGCCGGTGACCGCCGCTCCACCCAGGGCAACATGATCGCCGGCCGCGACGTGCAGAAGGTGTACATCACCGACGACTACACCGCGACCGGCATCGCGGGCACCGCGGCCATCGCCGTCGAGTTCGCCCGGCTGTACGCCGTGGAGCTGGAGCACTACGAGAAGCTCGAAGGCGTCGCCCTGACCTTCCGCGGAAAGGTCAACCGGCTGGCCATCATGGTGCGCGGCAACCTCGGTGCGGCATTGCAGGGTTTCGTGGCGCTCCCGCTGTTGGTCGGCTTCGACGTCGATGCCGCCGATGCCGAGAACGCCGGCCGGATAGTGTCGTTCGACGCCGCAGGTGGCTGGAACATCGAGGAAGAGGGCTACCAGTCGGTGGGGTCCGGCTCGATCTTCGCCAAATCTTCGATCAAGAAGCTCTATCCGAACGTGGTCGACGCGGAATCGGCGCTGCAGGTGGCCATCGAGTCGCTCTACGACGCCGCCGACGACGACTCCGCAACCGGAGGACCCGATCTGGTGCGCGGCATCTATCCGACCGCGGTGACCATCGGTGCCGAGGGCGCCGTGGAGATCTCTGAGGAACGCATCGCTGAGCTGGCCCGCGAGGTCATCGCGCGCCGGACCCGGTTGGGCGGTGAGGGGTAAATGAGTTTCCCGTACTTCATCTCGCCTGAACAGGCGATGCGTGAGCGTTCCGAGCTGGCGCGCAAGGGCATCGCCCGCGGGCGCAGCGTGGTGGCGCTGGCGTATGACAGCGGTGTGCTGTTCGTGGCGGAGAATCCGTCGCGGTCGCTGCAGAAGGTCAGCGAGCTCTACGACCGGGTCGGTTTCGCCGCCGTCGGTCGCTTCAACGAGTTCGACAACCTGCGGCGCGGTGGCATCCAGTTCGCCGACACCCGTGGCTACGCCTACGACCGCCGCGACGTGACGGGCCGTCAGCTGGCCAACGTCTACGCCCAGACCCTCGGCACGATCTTCACCGAGCAGGCCAAGCCGTACGAGGTGGAGCTGTGCGTGGCCGAAGTGGCGCACTACGGGGAGACGAAGGCGCCGGAGCTGTACCGCATCACCTATGACGGGTCGATCGCCGACGAGCCGCACTTTGTCGTGATGGGCGGCACCACCGAGCCGATCATCGCCGCGCTCAACGACTCGTACGCCGAGAACGCAGATCTGGCCGCCGCGGTCAAGATCGCGGTGAAGGCACTGAGCGCGAGCGGCAACGGTTCCGAGCCGCGCACACTCGGGCCGGCGACCTTGGAGGTGGCAGTGCTCGACGCCACCCGACCGCGTCGCTGCTTCCGCCGGATCACCGGCACCGCGCTGGAAGCCCTTCTGCCCGAACCGGAGCCACCGGCCTCGTCCGAGTAGCCGCAGTGGTCGAGCCGGTCAGTCCCGAAGCGCCAATGCTGACCGGTGCCCGGATCCTTCATCAGAACTGGGTCGACGTCGCTTTTCTGCACTGGTCGGTCGATCCCCGGCGCATCGCCCACCTATATCCGGAGGGCACCGAGCCGGATACATTCGACGGTCTCGGCTACATCGGCCTGGTGGCCTTCCGGATGACCGGCACCGGATTCGGTTACGGCCCGGGCGTGCTGGGCAGTTTTCTCGAGACCAACGTGAGGTTGTATTCGGCCGACCGCACCGGGCGTCGCGGCGTCGTGTTCCTGAGCCTGGACACCCCCAGGCTCGACGTCGTGCTCGGCGCCCGCGCGGCGCTGGGGGTCCGTTACCGCTGGGCCGGCATGTCGTATCGCCGCGCCGGAGACCGTCATACCTATACCTCTGAGGTGCGCTGGCCGCGCACCCGGGCTTCCAGCCACCTCGAGATCGAAGCCGGAGCTGTCCTGATACCCGGACCGTTCGATCATTTCCTCACCGCGAGGTGGGGGTTGCATGTCGCCCACGGCGGGCGCACCTGGTATGTGCCCAACGAGCATCCGGCGTGGTCGTTGCGCTCCGCGGAGGTGCTCGGGTTCGAGCAGTCGGGGCTGTTCGCCTCGGTCGGCCTCGGTGCACTGTGCGATGGGCCGCCGGTGCACGTCGCGTTCAGCGACGGGGTGCCCGCCCGGTTCGGGATGCCGGTGCGGGCCCGCACTCCTAGGCGGTGACCACGGCTTCGGCGTCGCTGCGGTTGGTGTACAGCTGCCAGATCTGCCCGGCCAGATCGTCGGGGTTGAGCGTGTGGATGGCGACGCCGGCGAACTCGTCGGAACCGGACATCGCCCGGTGGATGTCGCCGCGATCGATCAGACCGCCGATGGTGAGGGTCCCGGCGTAGATTCCGGCGGGCGCCAGTGCGGCGTGCAGGGTGACTGCGTAGTTGCGCAGCGCTGCCGCGGCCAATGCCAGCCCGCCGAGCTGGGGCATCGGCATGACGCTGCTGAGGCCGCCGGCGAACAGCAACCCTCCGCTGCCGCGTTTGCGCAGTTCCGGAAGCAACAGGCCGGCGAAGTCGACCGCGGGTATGACGCTGTCGAGCGCCGCCCTCGCCCCTGGGACGTCCAGTTCGGTGATGTCGTCGGAGGGTGCCGTTTCGAAAGCGGCCGGACCGTAGTAGCCGACATCGATCCGGCCGAACCGGGCGCGGGCCGCGTCGACCGCGGCACGCAGCTGATCGGGTTCGGAGGCGTCGGCGGCATAAGCGGCCGCCTCGATGCCGTTGGCGGCCAGCGCGGCCAGATAGGCCGGATGCCGTTGTGATGAACGCGAGATCAGAGCCACGCGGTACCCCTCGGCGCCGAACCGTTGGGCGACGGACATGCCGAGGCCGGGGCCCGCGCCCAGAACGACGACGGCGGGAGAAGAAGTTGAGGTCATGCTCAACTTAGTAGCATAAGTTGAGTGTTCCCTCAACTTCGCTATGCTGGCCAGGTGTCGGCAATGAGGGCGGATGCGGTCCGGAATCGAGACCGCCTGGTGGCTGCCGCCGCCGAACTTTTCTGCGAGCACGGCGTCGACGTTCCACTCGACGAGATTGCGCGTCGGGCCGGCGTGAGCATCGGGACGCTCTACAACCACTTCCCGAACCGCGGGGCACTCCTGGATGTGGTGCTGTCCGATCGGTTGGCGGTGATCGACCGCTTGGCCCAGCAGGCGCTCGGCGATGCCGACTCGTGGCGGGGGTTCACCGGATTTCTCAACAGCCTGTTCGCGATGCAGGCATCCGATCGCGGCATCAACGACGCGGTGGCGCGCAATCCGGTCGGTGCCGTCGATGTCGCGGGGGAATGTGGCCGCGCCGGGGGACTGCTGGAGGCTGTCGTGGGGCGGGCCAGGGATGCCGGAGTGTTACGCGCCGACTTCGGCGCCGATGACCTGGCGACGTTGATGTGGGCGATGTCGAAGGTGATCGCGATGGCCGACGGCGACGATGACGTGTGGCGGCGTCACCTGGGCTTCGTGCTGGACGGACTGAAGAGTCCGGACGGCGGCGCGAACCAGACCCGACGGTCAGGCCAGGGCGAACCGTAGTTTCGCGGCTGCTGTCTGGTTCCAGATGTCGGCGGTGATCTCATCGGGGCGCACGGCGTATGTGCTGCCGCCGCGGTCGAGGACCATCACCGCGATGCGGGACAGCAGATCGTAGCCGGAGTCGTCGTAGTGCAGCGCTCCGGTGTCGGCCTCGATGCGGCCGAGAACGTCGACGGTGAAGTTGTACACCAGCGTGTCGACCGCCCCGGCTGCCGCCGCCCGCGCGATGTCGCCCAGGTCGGTGGCCACCAGTCCCTTGCTGACTTCGTCGCCCAATTCGTCGACCCACGCGCTGGCCTGCTCGGAGTTCAGGGCAGGCAGCGACTCGCGGATGGCGCCGTCGATCTGATCGGGCCGCAGTTGGTCGGCCGCACCGGGCACCGGCACGATCCGGCGCTTGTGATCGAGTCCGCGGTACATATCGAGAAGCGGGTTGGTCGCGAACAGATACAGCGGCCGTTCCGCGGCGGGGTCCAACCGGCCCAGTTCGGCGTCGACCGCGTCGGCGACCCGCTTGGCGTACTGATCCAGCAGCACTTTCTTGCCCTCGTCGCCTACCAGGCGGCGTACGTGGCCGCGGTCGCGCACAGTGGCGCGATTGGTCGCGTCGGCCACGTCGACGGCATACTCGCCGGTGAGCTCCAGTTCCTCGACTCGCGTGCTTGCGGTGGCCCGCCACAGGTTCCAGCCATCGGCCGAGAGGGTAAGGGCGTAGGCCTCCTGCGGTGTGGTGACCGCGCGGACCAACTGGCCGATGTCGAAGTACCTGCCCACCTGTAGCTGTTTCTCGAGCGCGTTGGGCAGTACGTAGACCTCGTGGAAGTCGTCGCTGATGAAGATGGCCACCGAACGGGAAAGGCTCAGCCACAGGTCTGATGCGGCGATCTCTGTCCAGCGGGACCGCAATTGTTGCTCGACGGCATGCCGCGCCCCGGACTCGCGGATCGTGCGCAGGGCCTGGTCCACCGCGCTCTTCGCGGTCAACAGACTCTTTTCCCGCTCGTCCGGCCCTGGTGCGGTTTCCGCGTACACGGTGATGGCGTGCTCGTGGGGCTCGCCAAGGCGGATCAGGTCGGAAACATCAGGCAACTCGTAGCGGGTCATCGCCCCTCCTTCGTGCGGACTGTTTTCCAACCATATGCCTGTGATGGCCGCTGACCAGGGCAAAAAGACGCAGAAAATGGCATGGTGAACGAATCGGGTTGACCGACACCTCAATTCCGGTCGGCGCCGGCCGGCCAGGGTTCGTCGGGCGCCGCGACGTCGAGGGCCGAGCCCGGCACGAACGAATCGACCAGGGTGATCCTGCGAAGAGTGCCGGCCGGGTCGAACCCGACGATGAATCCGCCGGTTGTGGTCACCAAACCCATTGCCGCACTTGCTATGCGGTCGGTCGGCAGCAGAGGTACCGGCGGTCGTCCCATTGCACCTTTCCGCTACCCCTTTACAACGAGTGTTGACCAGGTCACAATAAAACGAATCAGATTCGTTTTAGGAGACGACCGATGATCACCCTCACCGCCGCCGCACCCGAGTCGCTGTCGCGCAGTACCGAGTCGACGCGCCCGCCGCTGCGGGTCGGGCTGGTGCAGCACCGGTGGCGACCCGATGCGACCGAACTGCTCAGGGTGCTGCGCGACGGTATCGACCGCGCGGCCGGTGCCGGTGCGGCGCTGGTCTGCCTTCCAGAGATCACCCTCCTGCGCTATCCCGCGGACACCCCGGCCGGACCCAACCCGGGCGGGTCCGCCGAGGATCTCACCGGTGGCCCCACCTATGCCCTCGCGGCCGAGGCGGCCCGGGCCAATGACGTCTTCGTGCACGCCTCGCTGTACGAAAAGGCGCCGGCAGCTGATGGATTGGGTTTCAACACAGCAATCCTGGTGGCCCCGTCGGGGGAGTTGGCCGGCTACACCCGCAAGCTGCACATCCCGATTTCGGCGGGTTACTACGAAGACACCTACTTCCGTCCGGGTCCGGGACCGACCGCCGAGGGCAACCCGTACCCCGTGTACCACCCGGACGGGCTGGGAGCCCGCGTCGGATTGCCGACCTGCTGGGACGAGTGGTTCCCCGAGGTGGCGCGCAGCTACTCACTCGGCGGGGCCGAGATCGTGGTCTACCCGACGGCGATCGGTTCGGAACCGGTATTCCCGGCTTTCGACACCCAACCACTGTGGCAGCAGGTCATCGTCGCCAACGGCATCAACAGCGGACTGTTCATGGTGGTGCCCAACCGAATCGGAGACGAGGGCAAGGTCAGTTTCTACGGCTCGTCGTTCATCTCCGATCCATTCGGCCGGGTGCTGGTGCAGGCGCCTCGTGACGAAGAAGCCGTGCTGGTCGCCGACCTGGATCTGGACCAGCGTCGGGACTGGCTCGAGCTCTTCCCGTTCCTGCTGACCCGTCGGCCGGACACCTACGCCGCGCTCACCGCGCCGGTCGATGAAGCGCATCCCTACGGCGTCGGCCACGAAGCCACGGCAGTGGTGAAATGACCACGTACCGCATGCCCGCCGAAGGGGCGCCGCAGGACCGCGTGTGGATGGCCTTCCCATCCGCCGGCTATTCGCTGGGTGACACCGAAGCCGAACACCACGAAGCGCGCAGCACCTGGGCGGCGGTGGCGCACGCGGTGCTGGAGTTCGAGCCGGTGACGATGGTGGTCGACTCCGCCGAAATGCCCGCGGCCCGGCGCTATCTGTCCGCCGCCGTCGACATCGTCGAAGCACCGTTGAACGACGCCTGGATGCGGGACATCGGCCCCACCTTCGTGCACGCCGAGGACGGCTCGGTGGCCGCGGTGGACTGGGTGTTCAACGGCTGGGGTGCCCAGGATTGGGCGGTCTGGGATCGCGACTCGAAGATCGGTGCGGCCGTCGCTGATTGGTCGGATGTGCCGGTCGTCCACTCGGGCCTGGTGAACGAGGGCGGCGGCATTCAGGTCGACGGGCTGGGCACCGTTCTGGTCACCGAGACCGTGCAGCTGGATCCCAGCCGTAACCCCGGCGCCACCAAGGCCGACGTAGAAGCCGAGTTGGCCCGCACCATCGGTGCCGATCACACGATCTGGCTGCCGCGCGGCCTGACCCGTGACTCGCAACGGTTCGGCACCCGCGGGCACGTCGACATCGTGGCGGCGATACCGTCGCCCGGCCGGCTGCTGCTGCATTCGCAGCCCGCCGACGCTCATCCGGATCACTTGGTGTGCAAAGAAATCCGGGCATCGCTGGAAAAGACCCACGATGTCACCGGACGGCCCTGGGAGGTCGTGGAGCTACCCGCGCCCGATCAGTTGACCGACGCCGACGGCTTCGTCGACTACAGCTACATCAATCACCTGGTCGTCAACGGCGGCGTGATCGCCTGTGCTTTCGGCGATCCGAAGGATGCGGACGCGGCGGCGATCCTGGCCGAACAGTATCCAGGCCGCCGTGTCCTGAGAGTCGATGCCCGCCCGCTGTTCGAGCGTGGCGGCGGCATCCACTGCATCACCCAGCAGCAGCCCGCGGCCCGCCGGCG
It encodes:
- a CDS encoding nitrilase-related carbon-nitrogen hydrolase; amino-acid sequence: MITLTAAAPESLSRSTESTRPPLRVGLVQHRWRPDATELLRVLRDGIDRAAGAGAALVCLPEITLLRYPADTPAGPNPGGSAEDLTGGPTYALAAEAARANDVFVHASLYEKAPAADGLGFNTAILVAPSGELAGYTRKLHIPISAGYYEDTYFRPGPGPTAEGNPYPVYHPDGLGARVGLPTCWDEWFPEVARSYSLGGAEIVVYPTAIGSEPVFPAFDTQPLWQQVIVANGINSGLFMVVPNRIGDEGKVSFYGSSFISDPFGRVLVQAPRDEEAVLVADLDLDQRRDWLELFPFLLTRRPDTYAALTAPVDEAHPYGVGHEATAVVK
- a CDS encoding agmatine deiminase family protein, whose protein sequence is MTTYRMPAEGAPQDRVWMAFPSAGYSLGDTEAEHHEARSTWAAVAHAVLEFEPVTMVVDSAEMPAARRYLSAAVDIVEAPLNDAWMRDIGPTFVHAEDGSVAAVDWVFNGWGAQDWAVWDRDSKIGAAVADWSDVPVVHSGLVNEGGGIQVDGLGTVLVTETVQLDPSRNPGATKADVEAELARTIGADHTIWLPRGLTRDSQRFGTRGHVDIVAAIPSPGRLLLHSQPADAHPDHLVCKEIRASLEKTHDVTGRPWEVVELPAPDQLTDADGFVDYSYINHLVVNGGVIACAFGDPKDADAAAILAEQYPGRRVLRVDARPLFERGGGIHCITQQQPAARRR